A genomic window from Chitinophaga pollutisoli includes:
- a CDS encoding PLP-dependent aminotransferase family protein: MEHLYLQVADRIQAMIEKEVIRIGDKLPSVRSLSKEQGISMSTVFQAYYHLEGKGLIEPRPKSGYYVCFSPRRLPELPSATRPVKKATEVNVSEMITEVFSHHGPDLLRFSTASPSEQLLPSAKLAKSMIQALRETNGGLSYEDLQGNLCLRRQIARMSIQWGGSITEHDVVTTTGCMDALTLCLSATTQPGDVIALESPAYSGTFQLAESLGLKVLEVPTDPICGVDLEYLDKAIPKFKIKACVFVTNFSNPIGSTMPDKNKRELVRLVNKYDIPLIEDDIYADLYFGKLRPSSCKQYDRNGNVLLCNSFSKSLAPGYRVGWTVPGKYKSRVLRLKLNHTISSATLPQAAIGHFLENGRYEHHMRNLRKMLHTQCLRYQQAIADYFPEDTCVTRPQGGYVLWLELNENINTIELYEQALRRKINFAPGRIFTLQDRYYNCMRISYSNPWSKTVDDGLKTLGKLAHQLLK, from the coding sequence ATGGAACATCTGTATCTCCAGGTGGCCGATCGTATCCAGGCCATGATCGAAAAAGAAGTGATCCGTATCGGTGACAAGCTACCGTCTGTCCGTTCGCTCAGCAAGGAGCAGGGCATCAGCATGAGCACCGTTTTCCAGGCGTATTACCACCTGGAAGGGAAAGGTTTGATCGAACCGCGCCCCAAATCGGGGTATTACGTGTGTTTCTCCCCGCGCAGGCTGCCGGAATTGCCCAGTGCCACGCGGCCGGTGAAAAAGGCGACGGAAGTGAATGTGAGCGAGATGATCACGGAGGTGTTCTCGCACCACGGGCCGGATCTGCTGCGGTTTTCGACGGCTTCCCCGTCCGAGCAGCTCCTCCCCTCCGCCAAGCTGGCCAAGAGCATGATCCAGGCGCTGCGGGAAACGAACGGCGGGCTCAGTTACGAAGACCTCCAAGGCAACTTATGCCTCCGCCGCCAGATCGCGCGGATGAGCATCCAGTGGGGCGGCAGCATTACGGAACACGACGTGGTGACCACCACCGGGTGTATGGACGCCCTCACGCTATGCCTTTCCGCCACCACCCAACCCGGCGACGTCATCGCCCTGGAAAGCCCCGCTTACAGCGGCACTTTCCAGCTCGCCGAAAGCCTCGGCCTCAAGGTGCTCGAAGTGCCTACCGATCCCATCTGTGGCGTGGATCTTGAGTATCTCGACAAAGCCATTCCAAAATTCAAAATCAAAGCCTGCGTTTTCGTCACCAATTTTTCCAACCCCATCGGCTCCACCATGCCGGACAAAAACAAACGGGAACTGGTGCGCCTCGTCAATAAGTACGACATCCCGCTGATCGAAGATGATATCTACGCCGATTTGTATTTCGGCAAGCTCCGCCCCAGCAGCTGCAAGCAATACGACCGCAACGGAAATGTGCTGCTCTGCAATTCCTTCAGCAAATCCCTCGCGCCGGGGTACCGCGTGGGCTGGACCGTTCCCGGCAAATACAAAAGCCGCGTCCTCCGCCTCAAACTCAACCATACCATTTCGAGCGCCACGCTCCCGCAGGCCGCTATCGGGCATTTCCTGGAAAACGGCCGCTATGAGCACCACATGCGCAACCTCCGCAAAATGCTCCACACGCAATGCCTCCGCTACCAGCAGGCCATCGCCGACTATTTCCCGGAAGATACCTGCGTAACGCGCCCACAGGGCGGATATGTCCTCTGGCTGGAACTGAACGAAAATATCAATACCATCGAATTATACGAACAAGCTCTCCGCCGCAAGATCAACTTCGCCCCGGGCCGCATCTTCACACTGCAGGACCGATATTACAATTGCATGCGCATCAGCTACTCCAACCCCTGGAGCAAAACGGTGGACGACGGACTGAAAACACTCGGCAAACTGGCCCACCAGCTGCTCAAATAA
- a CDS encoding ABC transporter permease, with amino-acid sequence MRTIFFILQKEFLQIFRNKSMLPIIFVVPVVQLLVLAFATNYEIRDLSIDIVDHDGGNWSQQLKGKILSSGYFRLHAQTTSDQAFDDLASNKADLILAIPQHFERDLVRNGDAAVQLLVNAINGSKAGLAAGYAQSIIGDFNRRIRLEWMAMDEDDAPSHFDMCFRYWFNPGLNYKWFMVPGILVILVTLIGAFLSGMNIVKEKEAGTIEQLNVTPIRKYQFIIGKLLPFWIIALFELAFGLTVGKLVFDLPFAGNLGWIFLFAAVYLMVMLGLGLLISTFTETQQQAMFITWFFLIICILMSGLFTPIESMPEWAQRITQFNPVAYFVKVMRMVMLKGSGWADIKVYLGIMLLFAVAVNAVAIWNYRKTV; translated from the coding sequence ATGCGGACCATTTTTTTCATATTGCAGAAAGAGTTTTTGCAGATTTTCCGCAATAAATCGATGCTGCCCATCATTTTCGTGGTGCCCGTGGTGCAATTGTTGGTCCTTGCCTTCGCCACCAACTACGAAATCCGCGACCTCTCGATCGACATCGTAGACCACGACGGCGGCAACTGGAGCCAGCAGTTGAAAGGGAAAATCCTTTCTTCCGGCTACTTCCGGCTGCATGCACAAACCACCAGCGACCAGGCGTTCGACGATCTGGCTTCCAATAAAGCTGATCTCATTCTCGCCATCCCGCAACATTTCGAACGCGACCTGGTGCGCAATGGCGATGCCGCGGTACAATTGCTGGTGAATGCCATTAACGGCAGCAAAGCGGGGCTGGCAGCAGGTTATGCGCAAAGCATCATCGGGGATTTCAACCGCCGTATCCGGCTGGAATGGATGGCGATGGATGAAGACGATGCGCCTTCGCATTTCGATATGTGCTTCCGGTACTGGTTCAATCCCGGGCTGAATTACAAGTGGTTTATGGTCCCGGGGATACTCGTGATACTGGTGACGCTGATCGGGGCGTTTTTGTCGGGGATGAATATCGTGAAGGAAAAAGAAGCGGGAACGATTGAGCAGCTCAACGTCACGCCGATCCGCAAATACCAGTTCATCATCGGCAAACTACTTCCCTTCTGGATCATCGCGCTGTTCGAGCTGGCATTTGGCCTCACGGTCGGCAAACTGGTGTTCGACCTGCCTTTCGCCGGGAACCTGGGCTGGATTTTCCTCTTTGCGGCGGTATACCTGATGGTGATGCTGGGCCTGGGCCTGCTGATATCCACCTTTACGGAAACGCAGCAGCAGGCGATGTTCATAACCTGGTTTTTCCTGATCATCTGCATCCTGATGAGCGGCTTGTTCACGCCGATAGAAAGCATGCCGGAATGGGCGCAGCGCATCACGCAGTTCAATCCCGTGGCTTATTTCGTGAAAGTGATGCGGATGGTAATGCTGAAGGGGAGCGGCTGGGCGGATATAAAAGTATACCTGGGTATTATGCTGCTTTTCGCGGTGGCGGTTAATGCCGTGGCGATCTGGAACTACCGTAAAACCGTATAA
- a CDS encoding methylated-DNA--[protein]-cysteine S-methyltransferase encodes MSLLYMESPAGRIEIRGTGDFISRVAFLDADANVEQESGVPVLLKECAAQLDAYFKRQLRQFDLPLQQEGTPFRQQVWQNLLTIPYGETITYLALAKRLGNVKSIRAAGTANGKNDIAIIVPCHRVIGVNGELTGYAGGLWRKQFLLELEKGGRLF; translated from the coding sequence ATGAGCCTGTTGTATATGGAATCTCCCGCCGGGCGCATCGAGATCCGCGGTACCGGCGACTTCATTTCCCGGGTAGCTTTTCTGGACGCGGATGCAAACGTTGAACAGGAAAGCGGTGTCCCGGTCCTGTTGAAGGAATGCGCCGCCCAACTGGACGCCTATTTCAAAAGGCAGCTCCGCCAATTCGATTTACCCCTGCAACAGGAAGGGACGCCTTTCCGGCAACAGGTCTGGCAAAACCTGCTCACCATACCCTATGGCGAAACCATTACCTACCTGGCCCTGGCCAAACGCCTCGGTAACGTGAAAAGCATCCGCGCCGCAGGCACCGCTAACGGTAAAAACGATATCGCTATCATCGTGCCCTGCCACCGGGTTATCGGCGTCAACGGCGAGCTCACCGGCTACGCCGGCGGCCTCTGGCGCAAACAATTCCTCCTCGAACTGGAAAAAGGCGGGCGCCTCTTTTGA
- a CDS encoding acyl-CoA thioesterase, with amino-acid sequence MIKEPGSLYTIRFNDCDPFGHLNNAAYLNYFMNAREDHLADHYDLRLKDFAAMGRGWVVAQHQIAYLKPAAVAEKVYIFTRVTDFTEQSIQVEMWMTDEQQQKVKAFLVTRFAHVDLKTGKRAGHDEQLLDLLANIRVEHNPDKTFEQRLAERLQAPSIQL; translated from the coding sequence ATGATAAAGGAACCCGGCAGCCTGTACACCATCCGTTTCAACGATTGCGACCCGTTCGGACATCTTAACAACGCGGCTTACCTGAATTATTTCATGAACGCCCGTGAAGATCATCTGGCAGACCATTACGATCTGCGGCTGAAGGATTTTGCCGCCATGGGCAGGGGATGGGTAGTGGCGCAACACCAGATCGCATATCTGAAACCTGCAGCAGTAGCGGAAAAGGTGTACATCTTCACCCGCGTGACGGATTTCACCGAGCAATCCATCCAGGTGGAAATGTGGATGACCGACGAGCAGCAGCAGAAAGTAAAGGCATTCCTCGTGACGCGCTTCGCGCATGTGGATCTCAAAACCGGCAAACGCGCCGGCCACGATGAGCAATTGCTGGATTTACTGGCAAACATCCGTGTAGAACATAACCCCGACAAAACTTTTGAACAGCGTCTGGCCGAAAGGCTGCAGGCGCCTTCCATCCAGCTGTGA
- a CDS encoding DinB family protein, with translation MHHLPFSLELRLRTQYLSLGEMTGPVSDEILRQEVHPGKWSALDNIAHLAVFQPIFQRRLQRVADEETPLFEPYAWQEDETFAAYRNLTNRELLAQYRHDREAFIRYVDGLKESDFKRKGRHAVYGSLNVHQLIEMFVLHESHHLFTIFKLLNFGK, from the coding sequence ATGCATCACCTGCCTTTCAGCCTGGAATTACGTTTGCGCACACAATATTTATCCCTGGGGGAGATGACCGGCCCGGTCTCGGATGAAATCCTCCGGCAGGAAGTCCACCCCGGTAAATGGTCGGCCCTTGATAACATCGCGCACCTGGCCGTGTTCCAACCCATCTTCCAGCGCCGCCTCCAACGCGTGGCCGATGAGGAAACCCCGCTGTTCGAACCATATGCCTGGCAGGAAGATGAAACTTTCGCCGCTTACCGCAACCTCACCAACCGCGAGCTGCTGGCCCAGTACCGGCACGACCGTGAAGCGTTTATCCGGTATGTGGACGGCCTGAAAGAAAGTGATTTCAAACGGAAAGGGCGGCACGCCGTCTACGGCTCACTGAACGTGCACCAGTTGATCGAGATGTTCGTTTTGCATGAATCGCATCACCTATTTACCATCTTCAAACTCCTAAACTTCGGGAAATGA
- a CDS encoding TolC family protein translates to MFRFLMPLLLLLSGSALAQGSFPLDSAWASARRHYPLLRQQEATDRATALQLRNIRTGYLPQAELNGKATYQSDVVQIPIKLPNVSIPSIPKDQYNLSLDVRQLIYDGGATTGQRDLQLARQQADRQKVEVDLHQLRQQVTQVYFNALIWDAHITARHEMIAEVKQRRQKLQAGVDNGTVLASQVDMLQAEALKGEQQLEEAINGKQAALATLALLTGKTESEMNALVLPAPAATGNAPLQRPELALFRFQQEVLGSQAKLTESLTRPKLSAFVQGGYGRPGLNLLSDKFDFYYMGGLRLNWTLWNWRYQRTERAVLHEQETGIQAQSEAFDLQTRAKLLQQQAEISTLQTAMEKDKEIVELRGKVKNVSAAQLDNGVMTVHDYLTDLYAETSAVIAGRTREIQFVYATIQYQVIKGY, encoded by the coding sequence ATGTTTAGATTCCTCATGCCACTGTTGCTGCTGCTTTCCGGGAGCGCCCTGGCGCAGGGGAGCTTCCCCCTCGACTCCGCATGGGCCTCGGCCAGGAGGCATTACCCGCTGCTCAGGCAACAGGAGGCTACCGACCGCGCCACCGCCCTGCAGCTCCGCAACATCCGCACCGGCTACCTACCCCAGGCCGAACTGAACGGGAAAGCCACCTATCAGTCCGACGTGGTGCAGATCCCCATCAAACTGCCCAATGTTTCCATCCCGTCCATTCCCAAAGATCAATATAACCTCAGCCTCGACGTTCGCCAGCTCATATACGACGGCGGCGCCACCACCGGCCAGCGCGACCTGCAGCTCGCCCGGCAGCAAGCCGACCGGCAAAAGGTGGAAGTCGACCTTCACCAGCTTCGCCAGCAGGTTACGCAGGTCTACTTCAACGCCCTCATCTGGGATGCCCACATCACCGCCCGCCACGAAATGATCGCCGAAGTAAAACAGCGCCGCCAAAAACTCCAGGCCGGTGTTGACAACGGCACCGTGCTGGCCAGTCAGGTCGATATGTTGCAGGCCGAAGCCCTCAAAGGCGAGCAGCAACTCGAAGAAGCCATCAACGGCAAACAAGCCGCCCTGGCCACTTTGGCCTTGCTGACCGGTAAAACTGAATCTGAAATGAATGCCCTTGTGTTACCAGCCCCGGCCGCCACAGGAAACGCGCCGCTGCAACGGCCCGAACTGGCTTTGTTCCGCTTCCAGCAAGAGGTGCTCGGCTCCCAGGCGAAGCTCACGGAATCGCTTACACGCCCAAAGCTGAGCGCATTTGTGCAGGGCGGGTATGGCCGTCCGGGTTTGAATCTGCTGTCCGATAAATTCGATTTCTATTACATGGGCGGCCTCCGCCTCAACTGGACACTTTGGAACTGGCGCTACCAGCGAACCGAGCGCGCCGTGCTGCACGAGCAGGAAACGGGCATCCAGGCGCAGTCGGAAGCGTTCGATCTTCAGACGCGGGCAAAGCTCCTCCAGCAACAGGCGGAGATCAGTACGCTGCAAACCGCCATGGAAAAGGATAAGGAGATCGTGGAGCTGCGGGGGAAAGTGAAAAACGTTTCTGCCGCGCAACTCGATAACGGGGTGATGACGGTGCACGATTACCTCACGGATCTCTACGCCGAAACCTCCGCCGTCATCGCCGGCAGAACCCGCGAAATCCAGTTCGTTTACGCTACTATCCAGTATCAGGTTATAAAAGGTTATTGA
- a CDS encoding TetR/AcrR family transcriptional regulator has protein sequence MQTSNTTEQQIIEAARKIFMHRGLAGARMQDIADEAGINKAMLHYYYRSKDKLFDIVFTEAVEMLLSRVSAIFTADLLLEDKIQSVIGSYIGSIAENPYLPLFIMNEINQSPDRFVQRFVNTPSFPNIQGFVMLLKGEMEKGTIRRVDPVQLMISVISMCVFPFIAKPLLKAVFHIGDPAFAQFIEERKAFVSNFVLNALRP, from the coding sequence ATGCAGACAAGCAATACCACAGAACAACAGATCATCGAAGCGGCGCGCAAGATATTCATGCACAGGGGCTTAGCAGGCGCTAGGATGCAGGATATCGCTGACGAGGCGGGGATCAACAAAGCGATGCTGCATTATTATTACCGCAGTAAAGACAAGCTGTTCGACATCGTGTTCACCGAAGCGGTAGAGATGCTCCTGAGCCGGGTGAGCGCCATTTTCACGGCGGACCTGTTGCTGGAAGACAAGATCCAGTCCGTCATCGGCAGCTATATTGGCTCCATCGCTGAAAATCCATACCTGCCCTTGTTCATCATGAACGAAATTAACCAGAGCCCCGACCGCTTCGTGCAACGTTTCGTAAATACGCCCAGCTTTCCTAACATCCAGGGGTTTGTAATGTTGTTGAAGGGAGAAATGGAGAAAGGGACTATCCGCCGGGTAGATCCTGTTCAACTGATGATCAGCGTGATCTCCATGTGCGTATTCCCTTTCATCGCCAAACCTTTGCTGAAGGCGGTTTTTCATATTGGGGATCCGGCTTTTGCGCAGTTCATCGAGGAGCGGAAGGCGTTTGTGAGCAATTTTGTTTTGAACGCGCTGCGGCCCTGA
- a CDS encoding ABC transporter ATP-binding protein — protein MTQPAITTNALTKRFGDFIATNAITFEVAPGEIFGFLGANGAGKTTAMRMLCGLLKPSSGEARVAGFDIYTQTEKIKQRIGYMSQKFSLYEDLTVKENIRFYAGIYGLSNSQIREKTAGLLEKLRMEDEADKLVSALPLGWKQKLSFSIAVIHDPTIVFLDEPTGGVDPITRRHFWDLIYESASRGVTIFVTTHYMDEAEYCNRISIMVDGKIRALDTPAALKQQFGAASMNDVFLQLARAKS, from the coding sequence ATGACGCAACCTGCCATCACCACCAACGCGCTCACCAAGCGTTTCGGGGATTTCATCGCCACCAACGCCATCACTTTCGAGGTGGCGCCCGGAGAGATTTTCGGGTTCCTCGGCGCCAACGGGGCCGGCAAAACCACCGCCATGCGCATGCTCTGCGGGCTGTTAAAGCCCAGCAGCGGCGAGGCCCGCGTGGCTGGGTTCGATATCTACACCCAAACGGAGAAAATCAAACAGCGCATCGGATATATGAGCCAGAAGTTTTCGCTGTACGAAGACCTCACCGTGAAAGAGAATATCCGCTTTTACGCAGGGATCTACGGCCTCAGCAACTCCCAGATCCGTGAAAAAACCGCCGGCCTGCTGGAGAAACTCCGGATGGAAGACGAGGCGGATAAACTCGTAAGCGCGCTGCCGCTGGGCTGGAAGCAGAAATTATCTTTCTCCATCGCTGTTATCCACGATCCCACCATCGTGTTCCTCGACGAGCCCACCGGCGGGGTCGACCCCATCACCCGCCGCCATTTCTGGGACCTGATCTACGAATCCGCCAGCAGAGGCGTTACCATTTTCGTGACCACGCACTACATGGACGAAGCGGAATATTGCAACCGCATTTCGATCATGGTGGACGGAAAGATACGGGCGCTGGACACGCCCGCCGCGCTGAAGCAACAATTCGGCGCCGCCTCGATGAACGATGTTTTCCTACAGCTCGCCAGGGCTAAATCCTGA
- a CDS encoding ABC transporter ATP-binding protein produces the protein MQPIVVNNISKSYGNVQALRDISFAVEPGELFGLIGPDGAGKSTLFRILTTLVLADKGNTFVNGMDVVKDYRAIRRQVGYMPGKFSLYQDLTVEENLHFFATIFNTTVKANYDMIRDIYEQIAPFKDRQAGKLSGGMKQKLALSCALVHRPAVLFLDEPTTGVDPVSRKEFWEMLQRLREKGMPILVSTPYMDEATLCDRVALIQHGAFMQIDKPQHIVDNFQTKIWAFRAANTFRLIRDLRAHPGVTSCFAFGEYLHVVLTTDPASVKIDLQAHHPDITYKPAQAGIEDVFMALMQAQTETS, from the coding sequence ATGCAACCGATCGTTGTAAATAATATCAGCAAATCATACGGAAACGTGCAGGCGCTGCGCGATATCAGCTTCGCCGTGGAGCCAGGCGAATTGTTCGGCCTCATCGGGCCCGACGGCGCCGGCAAAAGCACGCTGTTCCGCATCCTGACCACACTGGTACTCGCGGATAAGGGAAATACTTTCGTCAACGGAATGGATGTGGTGAAAGATTACCGGGCCATCCGCCGTCAGGTGGGATACATGCCGGGGAAATTCTCCTTGTACCAGGATCTTACAGTGGAGGAGAACCTCCATTTCTTCGCCACCATTTTCAACACGACGGTGAAAGCCAATTACGACATGATCCGCGATATTTACGAGCAGATCGCGCCGTTTAAAGACCGCCAGGCCGGCAAGCTTTCCGGCGGGATGAAGCAGAAACTGGCACTGAGCTGCGCCCTCGTGCACCGGCCCGCCGTACTGTTCCTCGACGAGCCCACCACCGGCGTAGACCCCGTGTCGCGCAAGGAATTCTGGGAAATGCTGCAAAGGCTCCGGGAAAAAGGAATGCCCATCCTCGTTTCCACTCCGTACATGGACGAAGCCACCCTCTGCGACCGCGTTGCCCTCATCCAGCACGGCGCCTTTATGCAAATCGATAAGCCACAGCATATCGTGGACAATTTCCAGACGAAAATCTGGGCCTTCCGCGCGGCAAACACCTTCCGCCTTATCCGCGACCTGCGCGCCCATCCCGGTGTGACCTCCTGTTTCGCTTTCGGGGAATACCTGCACGTAGTGCTGACCACAGATCCCGCATCCGTGAAAATCGACCTGCAGGCCCATCACCCCGATATCACCTATAAACCTGCCCAGGCAGGCATAGAAGACGTTTTCATGGCCCTCATGCAGGCGCAAACCGAAACATCATGA
- a CDS encoding HlyD family efflux transporter periplasmic adaptor subunit gives MKTSFAAAFSLAFLAACASGDDIADAYGNFESTEVIVSAEATGRLLRFDVEEGQVLTENSVVGGIDSTQLHLRKAQLGANIKAVKSRVPEVSPQLAVIRQQIATQQKEKARIENLLKANAATPKQLDDINGAIALLEKQYTSTASSLNTQVSGLSTETQPLEFQVEQLKDQLAQTRVVNPVNGTVLVKYVEAGEVVNYGKPLYKLANLRTMYLRAYIDGNQLASVKTGQQVNVGIDQPDGTIRQIKGTVSWISAEAEFTPKTVQTREERVRQVYALKVRVENDGSLKIGMPGEMRIAK, from the coding sequence ATGAAAACATCATTCGCAGCCGCTTTTTCGCTGGCATTCCTCGCCGCCTGCGCTTCGGGCGACGATATCGCAGACGCCTACGGCAATTTTGAATCCACGGAGGTGATCGTTTCCGCCGAAGCCACCGGCCGCCTCCTCCGTTTCGATGTGGAAGAAGGGCAGGTGCTGACGGAAAATTCCGTGGTGGGAGGGATCGATTCCACCCAGCTGCACCTGCGCAAAGCCCAGCTGGGCGCCAATATCAAGGCGGTAAAGAGCCGTGTGCCGGAAGTGAGCCCGCAGCTGGCCGTTATCCGCCAGCAAATCGCCACGCAGCAAAAAGAAAAAGCGCGCATCGAAAACCTGCTGAAAGCGAATGCCGCCACGCCCAAGCAGCTCGACGACATCAACGGTGCCATCGCCCTGCTCGAAAAGCAGTACACGTCCACCGCTTCCAGCCTCAATACCCAGGTTTCCGGCCTCAGTACCGAAACGCAGCCGCTGGAATTCCAGGTGGAGCAGTTGAAAGACCAGCTCGCGCAAACGCGCGTCGTAAATCCCGTCAACGGTACGGTGCTGGTGAAATACGTGGAAGCGGGAGAAGTGGTGAATTACGGGAAACCGCTCTACAAGCTCGCCAATCTTCGCACTATGTATCTCCGGGCTTATATCGACGGCAACCAGCTGGCGTCCGTGAAAACGGGGCAACAGGTGAACGTGGGTATCGACCAGCCGGATGGCACCATCCGGCAGATTAAAGGGACGGTGAGCTGGATTTCGGCGGAAGCGGAATTTACACCCAAGACCGTGCAAACGCGGGAGGAGCGCGTGCGCCAGGTATATGCGCTGAAAGTGCGCGTGGAAAACGACGGCAGCCTCAAGATCGGAATGCCGGGAGAAATGCGGATCGCCAAATAA
- a CDS encoding ABC transporter permease codes for MKQFFEFVKKECFHIFRDRRTLIILFGMPVVLIVLFGFAITNEIRHARIAVLDQSKDALSQGLIRKITASAYFDLTENLRSEKDIMPAFRKGDIRMVVVIPANFARDFVRERKASVQLLADASDPNTSSTLINYINAIILQYQQEKTGVRNLPLTISPEVRMVFNPALKSVFLFVPGVMTLILMLVCAMMTSITITREKELGTMEILLVSPLRPVLVIAGKVVPYVLLSFVIAIIILVLGAGIFGMPLKGSLWLLLGACGLFCLTALSLGILISSVTNSQQTAMMISMMGLLLPTILLSGFVYPIESMPVPLQILSNIFPAKWFIIILKDIMLKGSDLRHIALPMGVLAGMTVFFLAVSLRKFKTRLS; via the coding sequence ATGAAACAGTTTTTCGAATTCGTCAAAAAAGAGTGTTTTCACATATTCCGGGACCGGCGCACGCTGATCATCCTGTTCGGCATGCCGGTGGTGCTGATCGTGCTGTTTGGGTTCGCCATCACCAACGAGATCCGCCACGCCCGCATCGCGGTGCTGGACCAGTCGAAAGACGCGCTGAGCCAGGGGCTCATCCGCAAGATCACAGCTTCTGCATACTTCGATCTCACCGAAAACCTCCGCAGCGAAAAAGACATCATGCCGGCCTTCCGCAAGGGCGATATCCGGATGGTGGTGGTTATCCCCGCCAACTTCGCGCGGGATTTCGTGCGGGAAAGGAAAGCTTCCGTGCAGTTGCTGGCCGATGCGTCTGACCCCAACACATCCTCCACGCTCATTAATTACATCAACGCGATCATTTTGCAATACCAGCAGGAGAAAACGGGAGTGCGAAACCTGCCGCTGACGATCAGCCCGGAAGTGCGGATGGTGTTCAATCCGGCATTGAAGAGCGTTTTCCTCTTCGTACCGGGCGTAATGACGCTGATCCTCATGCTGGTGTGCGCCATGATGACGTCCATCACTATCACCCGGGAAAAGGAACTGGGCACGATGGAAATCCTGCTGGTCTCTCCGCTCAGGCCGGTGTTGGTTATCGCGGGAAAGGTGGTGCCATATGTGCTGCTGTCGTTCGTGATTGCCATCATCATTCTTGTGCTGGGCGCGGGGATTTTTGGGATGCCGTTGAAGGGGAGTTTATGGCTGCTGCTGGGCGCCTGTGGATTGTTTTGCCTCACGGCCCTTTCGCTGGGCATCCTCATCTCGAGCGTCACGAATTCGCAGCAAACGGCCATGATGATTTCGATGATGGGGTTGCTGCTCCCCACGATCCTCCTCAGCGGTTTCGTGTACCCGATCGAAAGCATGCCGGTGCCGCTGCAGATCCTGTCGAACATCTTTCCGGCAAAGTGGTTTATCATTATTTTGAAGGATATCATGCTGAAAGGAAGCGATTTGCGCCACATTGCCCTGCCGATGGGCGTGCTGGCGGGTATGACGGTGTTTTTCCTGGCGGTGAGCCTCCGTAAATTCAAAACCCGTTTAAGCTGA